A stretch of DNA from Channa argus isolate prfri chromosome 7, Channa argus male v1.0, whole genome shotgun sequence:
ACAAGATCCTCATGGTGCTCTTCATGGTGCTGCTCATCTTCGCCATCTTGTTTGGAAACTTGGTGACTCTGGCTGTAGTGCTGGGAACTAAACACTTCCACACACCTCAGGGCTACCTGAAGGCCTCCCTGGCTGTGGCGGATCTGGCGGTGGGGATATTCGTGGTGCCGCTGTCCGTGTACGCAGAGGTCTATCTCATGGTGACTGACTCTGCTCCGGAGTGGACCTCGTACAACTCACAGTCCGTGAGCTTCCACCCCTGTAACATCATCGGTCCCATCTTTGCCGGGTGCACCTTGGTCTCCATCACGACAATTTTCCTGCTGACGATCGAGAGGAGCATCGCCGTTCTGAGGCCGCTCCACAAGGACTCCGTGATCACTCGTAGGAGGACCACGATCCTCATCATCCTCTCCTGGGTGGGGAGTTTCTTCTTGGCTGTGTCCCCGATGGTTTTCAGCAGCGAGATCGCGCTGGAGTACAACTCCTGCAGCAGGATGTGTAACTATGCTCTGGGGACCATCGGCAAGTTCCCGAGCCAGGCCTGGAACATCCTGCTCCTCTTCCCCGCTTTTGACTTCACCCTCCTCGGTGGCACTGTGGTCATAAACATAATATCTCTGTCCAGCATCAGGCAGCACTCGAAGCGCAGGAAACACCTGGCAGAGACGGAGTGCCAGAGCACCAGCAAGCCCACTTTTTCTGACATCAAGGCGGCCAAAACCATCGGGACTCTAACTGTGGCTTTTACCGCGTCGTTCACTCCCATCGCAGTCTTTGTGGTCGGGAACGTTTTGGGAAATAAATGGTgcaacttttccttttttgcctTTTGGATTTTGGCCACCAACAGTTGCTGGAACGTCATAATTTACAGTGTGAGGGATCAGAAGTTCAGACTTCGTGCACACAAGCTCCTGATGCCTTTCCAGAGGAAACACGCCACCAAAACCTGAAACCTGCAGGGAATAAAGACTCGAGGCAGACGGGAGCAGGACTGCATGGTTCACATGTTGGACACACAAACTCTTTACTGTTAGTCTCATTGAGAGACGCGTCTGCATGTCTCGTGGATCGTTGTTGCAAAATTACAGCTTTTTTACATGATCCAAAAGCATATTAAACTTGTCCTCTGtggacatttgtctttgttctgtGTAACGCTGTGATTACAAAAGCCTGTTTCAGTCCGTGGAATGTTAGTTTTACCTGACTGTTAATTAAAGTGTTGGAAAAACACAATCTGGTTTCTTTTTACATATGACACTGACACATTACTGGCTCAGGATTAGTAAGAGTACACAgagtacacacagtacacacagtacacagagTACGTAAGGAGACACTTCACTGATCTGCAGAAGGAAAATATTTTGCTCAGACATCATGCAAATGTAATTCGTTCACGTTCATGACATTGTGTGATGGAATAATTTCCCTATCTGAAATAGAAACTAATCAGAATTTTCTGACTCTGCGTTTAAGCATTTTTCTATTAAATTGTTTCTAATCAATATTTGTGTATGAAGAGATGATGGGAAACAATTTCCAGCTGAATCTGCAGCTTGTTCCCGCAAAGAAGGGGTTTTTACCTCCTCCCatctttttattaatatttctttgATTGTCTGACTTAGTGTGGTCCACAAGTTATGTATGTGACATgtgacactgaacacacacaatacgtccacggaccacagggtcagtggttcaactccttgtccttgggcaagagtgtgtgtgtgtgtgtgtgtgtgtgtgtgaatgggtgaatgagaagcaccattataaagcgctttggataaaagcgctaaataagcagaacatttatcatttcaacATAGTTTTTTGGCTGCAGCAGCAAGTAGCTCTAAGATGCTGCTGTCAACAAATGGCTGACACCAACACTCTGTAGGATCAGCAACTTGCCAACATAATCTCGTTGTTgtaacagaaaaacatgcaatCGAACGTTCCCCAGAAAGAGGAAACATCCAGGTCCAGCGCTGAGCTTATTCCGGGGCTTAAAACTGACCAGTTACACTGGGAAAACCAGTAGCTGAGCAAACTTACATTATTTGTTAACTTTGCTCATTTATGGAAAATCTGCGCTTCTTTTCAGCGAGTCAGAGGTGAAAGCAGGCGGAACAAACTGATTTACTGATGGGTTAGTTAGCTGACAGTGCTCCAGCAGCAGGTGCACGTAAACCGTGTAGCTAAATATGAACAGATTCATGCACAGTATCTAAGTGTCAATGGGGTCAAAGTTCATCAACCCAGTGCAGTTCACCAGCAATGTGTTTCTGCCCTTGAATCCTCCTCTGCTGGCATTCGCTGATGACAGAGGGAGAAGTTTCCTGCTGCTAGTacaagtgtgtttgtctgcagcacaTTGTAAAGCACGTTTGATCTGAGCACTGGATGAATCCAGCTAATACACCTAAACCAGTTcacaacagagaaagagagagatgggaggGGGTCTGTTGATTACAAGAGTTTAGCCTACGGTTCATTTAATGGTGTAGCAATTCAAACAAAAGTTACTTATATAACTTATAAGTAACTTTTTTAGGGCAGTAACTAGTAAATCAACTCAAACATTCAAAGCTGCAAGAAGTGACCTGACTTATCAAGTGTGGATTAGTATAAGTACACAGAGCATTTAACTTCAAATTACTATTTTAAACAGCACAATTATTCTGAATACTCCATACTGAGCTACAAGTACATTTTCAAGTACTGCACACTGACTTTTTTGTAGTGTAAACTAAATGTGTACTACACGTAAGCGTTTGTAAGTACAACATACAATTCCTGTTCCAGTTTGTCGGCTTTTTTAAAGTAAGCTTCACTAATCAGACTTTGTCTGTGTCACCTGCATCATTTCACTCCTTCGCTTTACATGTTGTGACACCATCTTGTTGTTGCCTTTCATCTTGTCAGTGCCCCCACACCACACTCACGAATGTGGGCTTATTTTTTCCTCATGTGAGTAGTTTAAATGGTAATTAAacagcacagagaaaacagGAGAGTGTGGAAAATGGTGTTCAGAACATCTATAAGCTCAGTAAAGTTCATGGTGTTTATTAGATTATGAGTCTATGTGTTGATCTTTCAGCAAAAATGGGGTCAAAACCCATAAGGATTCATTCTGTGAAGATAAAgatatttacaaaatgtcagAGACAGAGCACAGACGACTAAAAACCATCTACATATAAAGTATGTGGTTAACTGTGTGCGTGAATCTTCACATAtctgttcaaaataaattgaaGTTTCTGCATGTGaggaatgaaaaatgaaaaacaaggctgtcacttattttaaaaagaaataaaaaactatcTTTGCAATTATGCTTCTGAAATTGAATTCTTCTCTTCACAAACCCAGATGCCAAATAAATACCGTTTCTACTCAGAATCACTTCAgtaagaaacagaaagacatcGAAAGACCAAAATTCCAACAATCGACacaaaatggcagaaacaaaccCCAAAATTCCGACTTGTTGTACCTGCGCTGACGTCATCATCAGGAAACACTTGAAGAGGAAATGTTCACTTCCTGCATCGACTTGGTGACAGTCAcaacatgggggggggggacaaaaacacaacacacaccgAGAGTTGGTCCACATCTTAAATGGCAACGTGTCCattctgtttcttcatttttagttttaggttTTGTTATACTTTCATtgattttatgatgttttccttttgtgtgaAGGACTCTGAGTTGCCCTGTGTATATGATTTTCTGTATAAGTGTCAGACTTTTAAGAAGCCGAAAGCTCTGATGTGTCTTTACATTGTTgtaatgacaaaacaaagaccCACAAAGTGAAGATTGGAATCAGGCACCAAGTTGAGAGTCTCCAAAAGTTTAGGAAATGAGCTGAAACACCAAAGTTGCTGTCTTAACCTGTTACATGCTGTGCGGCCGCAGTGCGAGCGTGACGGAGAATAACGGGGGAAAAATAGCTCGGCGCCGTAAATCCTGCTCTGTTATGGCAGGTTAAAAGCATAAAGCACGATCTGCATCACCCGGCTGTAAACACCACAGACAGCTCTCCTCTCCTGACACACTGATACTCCACAGATGATATCATACCATGTAGGTACTGCTCTCACAGCAGGAACATGACAAACGTCTACATGTCCACTGACCGAAACCAAAACAGTGCATCACTctgcaaaactgttttaaatattcagaGAATTTTACGTATTAAGAGTCTGAGCCACATCCCCCAGGGACTGAGAACGGTCAGAGGTTCTGTTTGTGTGATGTCCCCATGTTTCAGTGTGGGGATGTCGCTGCCTCCTTCATTTCATATGGCATCATTTGAATAGTGTAAGAAAGCAGCACAACACAGTGCAGAGGTGGGAACCCAACGACCCCCGTTCCACACACACTGCTCCCCCGGTCCCCCACGCCTGACCCCGGTCATCAGCAGCTGCTGCCCAACTTCTGAGAGGATGTGACCACATGACGCCCTCCATCATCCCAGGGGACAACAGACTTATCACAGTAAACTGTGTGGCAGTCTTAGCTCTGATGTCTGTGGCGTTTCATCAATATTCACCTTGGAAGCTAAAAAGCATCTGACAGTTGAAATAAGTTGCTGCAAGATTGTTTGAAGGAAAATCTGCCCGTTTTATTACCTTGAACTCACACGAATAAACATAGAAATGCATGTAAAGggatgtaaatgaaaacaattagtCCAATCATGCCTCCTAAAATGATGTTcctacagtgccttgcaaaagaaTTCACACCCCTTGAACTTTTTACAAATGACTGAAACGTTtgttgtgcatttgtattcagcccctttactctgatatcaccaactaaaatccagtggaaccaattgtctTCAGAAGTCTCCTAATCAGTAACTAGATTCCACCTGTGTGTCATTTAATCTCCGTATAAATCCAGCTgctctgtgaagccctcagaggtttgttagagaacactggtgcacaaacagcatcatgaagtccaaggaacacagcagacaggtcagggataaagctGGGCTTTAAAGCAGGGTTagattataaaaacaatattctaagctttgaacatctcaggGAGCACAACACAATCtaacatctgaaaatggaaagagggTGGCACAAccgcaaacctaccaagacgtGACCgaccacctaaactgacaggccggaCAAGGAGAGCAGTAATccgagaagcagccaagaggcccatggtaactctggaggagctgcagagatccacagctcaggtgggacaATCTGTCCACAGGAAAACTATTAGTCATgaactccacaaatctggcctttatggaagatgtggcaagaagaaagccattgttgaaacaaagccataagaagtccccacaagccatgtgAGGGACACAGCCAACCTGTGGAATGTGCTCTCATCAGATGAATGTAAAACACTGTGGCTGAAAcgtaacactgcacatcaccctgaacacaccatccccaccgtgaaacatggtggtggcagcattatGTTGTGAGGATGCTTTTCTCCAGCacggacagggaagctggtcagagttgatgggaagatggatggagccaaatacaggacaatctgctaaagtctgcaaaagacttgagactgtggaggaggttcaccttccagcaggacaacgacCCAGAGCTACTATGGAATGATTTAGATCAAAGcgtattcatgtgttagaatggtCCAGTCAAAGTGCAGAACTAAATCctattgagaatctgtggctgAATAAAAATCCACGTTAcacttttcagattttttttgcaaaaacttttgaaaacctTTCACATCACAATTATCAACCACTGTGTGTTGGCGTGTcgcataaaatcccaataaatacatttacatttgtgtttgtaacgTGACAGATGTGGAACAGTCCTGGGGTATAAATACTTTTGCGCGGCACTGtataaaactaaactgcaaacgtgaTTATGTATTTCCTGTGAACATCATGAGAATGTGGACGTGTGACGGTAATAGGTTGAGTTGCAAATGTGATGTTGCAGCAAACTCCGTGGTTTCCTCATAGCAGACACAGGAGCCTGTGCTTCATACACCTGCTGGCtcctcactttcccttcataaAAGTCTAGTCTGTGTGATTCCCACAACATGCAGCGTCAGAACACAATGAGTAACTTATTACGTTTGCTACAAAAACATAACTGCATTTGCAGATTAGTTGTATGGGAAGATACATGcacctccaaaagtattggaacagtgaggcctaTTCCTTTATTGCAGGTTCCGTCCTGATCCACGCTCTGAGTGATCCGTCACTTCTCGTCACTTAGATGCTGACAGCTGTTTCCCACCAACTCCTCTAAACACACCAAGCTTTTATTCCACTGTTAACACCTTTGCTTTATTGTGTTCTTATCATTTTTCATTGCTTataatgtcatttctttttattttttatttgtgtgcattagtCTCATTGTCCTATTGTCATAATGTGCCTTGTTGTCAACgtctctatttctttttttagctttaCTATCAATGTTTGACTCAATCATCTGCAAAGCTCTTTGATTTCCATTCATCTGTAAGAAAGttgctgtttaaataaagttttgattgattttgagAACAGCTGCATGAACTAGCTGAGTCTCAGTGACGTCTCGCTGAGGAGGACATGAATGTAAGGACGGCTCTCATTAGACAGAGGGTTAACAGGTGTGAGGGACGTGACCCAGAAGTCACGGGTTACGTCACTctgaagaaaagcagaaaaacacttGTGAATAGAAACAGTCTGACCCCACTTCCCATTAATCCTGGGAGGAACATGAACTAGAGTGATGTGTAACACCCACGTAGAGACTCTGAGTATCCGTCAgtgacacactcacactctctgGCTGCTGAAGGCTCCCACTCATTCTCTATGACACGTGCTGCTTTGCAGAACTCGCTTATTTCCAGCTTTTGGACATGTTTCTCATTGGGCAGGAGATGCTATCAAACCGCTCTCACACCTcattcatttactgtatttcctctgcagcagcaggaTGCAGAAACTCCTGCAGGTTAGACTCATGTAAAGAAACCTGGTTAGTCTTGGCCAAGGGCTGAGGGACAGTCTCTCCCCTAAAGTCCACatgcaaacattattttatgttatgttatgcaGCTCTGACACAGTTCCACACTCCACAATCTGGACGCTTTCACAGAACAGAAACACTCGTCAGTGTAGCAGTGTAATGACTAAGACTAGAGACAGAATGAAACTCTTCATAGATTTTACAATGACTATTTATTCTGTCCTTCAAACACGATGTGATGCGTTTCCAGAAAAGAGCCTATATTGCAGACAGTATGTACGTATGCAGGCTCCCTGCTTCACACATACAAAACCACATCATGAGGACTGGGAACTGTCCCTGTCCCTGTCTTTCACTGCTCACCGTCCCAAACTGGATCCTGTCAGGACCTGGAGTGTCCAGATATTTTGGCAACTTCATTCTGTAATGAACCCAAATGCAGACAGacgcacagacagacaggcaaatGCAATTACATCACTTCGGTGCCTGTAAGTAAAAACAGGCTTATTTACCGTCCAGATGGACAGGTCAGGCAGTGAGCAGGAGACAAAAAGTCCATTACAGACAGTGTCCAAACAGAGGGTGGCAACATAAAACAGTCCAGGAGGCAGCAGATGAGGGTCAGAGCCCAGTAAGACTGAGCAGACCGGAGAACAGGTGGGAAAAAAAGACGAGGATGGTTGAGACACTGTGCTagcaaacagtttttaaaacgAATGACATGGTAATGAAGCCAGATGTGGGTCCTGGATCAGGTTTTCACGGTTCTTCAAAGCCACTTGAGAAACAGAACCTGGATTTGATCGTCTGAGAAAACTCCCATGGTTGTagaggaaaacaaatgaaaaccacgatgagcagacagacagaaggagacagaggaggcgagagggggacagagagagacagagagagacagagagggacagaggggAAGAGAGCACACACAAGAGATTCTGCTGTCAAAATTCTAAAGACGTAACTTGACAAAAAGACCGAGGTGGAAACTGACTGGTGCCACTGAACCAACGACGTCTCGTTTGATTTTAAACAGGACAAAGAAGTAAAGTTAGAAGCaaaatttctgtctgtgtatcaGCTGCTCTAACTCCCAAATACTGTGGACACTTTGATGCAggtatttaaaaagtatttaatttgtgtattgtgttattCCATGTCATCAAGTATTAGACTGTTTGACTGAGAAGAAACCTGCTCCTGAGCTCATATGTTTCCATGACAACCAGCTCTACATGACTTTGGAGGAACCAACAGATCTGAGATCGTAACAGATTGTCAACAATAACATGCTTAAGACGACAGGCTCCTTCTGTTCAATGGGACACGAAGACGAGCGAACCAGCTCCAAAAGTCACGTGTGAAGTTGCATCTCACAGAAAAGGTGAAACACACATGGTTTGGTTTCGCGTCTGCTCCATCTGGTCTCTGCAGGGGGCAGATCATGCTGCTTCAAACACCGGCCAGTGTCTCGCTTGACTCTTCGGTCAAACCACGTCGATTTAACTGAAATCAACTTCATGAGTAAACGAAGTAAAGGACGGAAAAAGAGGTTTGGATTTTGCTCACGTGTCCTTTTAACGTCTGTCTGAGGAGACAGCTGGTGTGGGCAGTGGTgcaaagtaacaaagtacatttaccAAAGTGGACAGAGTACTCAAGTACAAGTTTgacctcttttttttattgtttccacAATTTAGAGGGAAATGTTGTACTTTTCACTTGATAACACTTTCTACAAAGGTAGAGTTTCCACTGAAGGACTTTTTGCTTGTAATGCAGTGATTCTACActgattaaaagtttttttctctaTCAAAATGATTTTTGCAGTAAATATTTCCTTATTTTTACAGTTGCTTACagttttactgctgtgtttcctccaacatttgctttttgagGCACCTGTGGAACATATGTGGACTAAATGTGTCCATTCATGTCATCAACAGCATTGAGTTCAGCAGTGGTCGAATTCTTTTATCAGGAATTTAAGAATATTGATGTTCAGAAAAAGTACTTTTGAACTACTGAA
This window harbors:
- the LOC137131068 gene encoding beta-2 adrenergic receptor; this translates as MSTMLDRTEPAHCTVCCCTLANKILMVLFMVLLIFAILFGNLVTLAVVLGTKHFHTPQGYLKASLAVADLAVGIFVVPLSVYAEVYLMVTDSAPEWTSYNSQSVSFHPCNIIGPIFAGCTLVSITTIFLLTIERSIAVLRPLHKDSVITRRRTTILIILSWVGSFFLAVSPMVFSSEIALEYNSCSRMCNYALGTIGKFPSQAWNILLLFPAFDFTLLGGTVVINIISLSSIRQHSKRRKHLAETECQSTSKPTFSDIKAAKTIGTLTVAFTASFTPIAVFVVGNVLGNKWCNFSFFAFWILATNSCWNVIIYSVRDQKFRLRAHKLLMPFQRKHATKT